The following proteins come from a genomic window of Maribacter sp. HTCC2170:
- a CDS encoding prolipoprotein diacylglyceryl transferase, translating into MFFDFTIPYEPVFFGFKTNVHLVLEYLAFFVGFRYYVILRKNTKDDISTNNRLSIIIGAIFGALIFSRIFAFLENPTVHYAQGWISILNNKTIMGGLFGGLLGVEFVKKIIGEKQSSGNLFTLPIILGVIIGRIGCFLSGINEFTYGKVTDAFSGMDLGDGLHRHPIALYEVIFLIVLFVIIKNLLERKEPDFNGSYFKLFMITYFSFRFLMEFLKPNIFLILGLSSIQYLCLLCLLYYSKFIKNSITYAYKRLHVL; encoded by the coding sequence ATGTTTTTTGATTTTACCATCCCCTACGAACCCGTATTCTTTGGGTTTAAAACCAATGTTCATTTGGTTTTGGAATACCTTGCCTTTTTCGTTGGGTTTAGATACTATGTTATTTTAAGGAAAAATACGAAAGACGACATTTCAACCAACAACCGACTTTCAATAATCATTGGGGCAATTTTTGGAGCCTTGATTTTTTCGAGAATCTTTGCTTTTCTAGAAAACCCTACTGTTCACTACGCACAGGGTTGGATTTCAATTTTAAATAACAAGACAATTATGGGCGGGCTCTTTGGCGGGCTACTGGGAGTAGAGTTTGTCAAAAAAATCATTGGAGAGAAACAATCGTCTGGCAATCTTTTCACATTACCCATAATCTTGGGTGTTATCATTGGCCGAATTGGTTGTTTCTTATCTGGAATAAATGAATTTACATATGGTAAAGTCACCGACGCCTTTTCGGGAATGGATTTAGGAGATGGACTCCATAGACACCCAATTGCCTTATATGAAGTTATTTTCCTTATTGTGCTTTTCGTTATTATCAAAAATCTACTTGAGAGAAAAGAACCTGATTTCAATGGAAGTTATTTCAAACTATTCATGATAACCTACTTTTCATTTCGATTTTTAATGGAATTTCTAAAACCAAATATCTTTCTAATTCTTGGCTTGAGCAGCATTCAATATTTATGCCTACTTTGTTTATTATATTATTCCAAATTCATAAAAAATAGCATAACATATGCCTACAAGAGACTACACGTACTATGA
- the rbfA gene encoding 30S ribosome-binding factor RbfA, with the protein METQRQKKIGGVIQKDIVDILQRAAIDGGLTGILISVSKVTVTTDLSIAKVYISIFPNKDSKELLEGIQSNQPLIKHELAQRTKHQLRRVPELLFFLDDSLDYIENIENSLKGEENPIENRDLLEKRKKS; encoded by the coding sequence ATGGAAACACAACGACAAAAAAAGATTGGAGGGGTAATTCAGAAGGATATCGTTGATATTTTACAACGTGCGGCCATAGATGGTGGTCTTACTGGGATTCTGATTTCGGTTTCCAAGGTAACCGTTACCACAGATCTTTCAATTGCCAAAGTATATATAAGTATTTTCCCAAATAAAGATTCAAAAGAATTATTGGAGGGTATACAATCCAACCAACCACTGATCAAGCATGAATTGGCCCAGCGCACCAAACACCAACTTAGAAGAGTTCCTGAGCTTTTGTTCTTTTTAGATGATTCGTTGGATTATATAGAAAATATTGAAAACTCATTAAAAGGTGAGGAAAATCCAATTGAAAACAGAGACTTGCTTGAAAAAAGAAAAAAATCCTAG
- a CDS encoding ABC transporter permease, with product MNFPIYIAQRYLRSKSSQNAVNIINFITFLVIVIGSASLFIVLSGFAGLKTFSLSYTNIFDPDIKASPVTGKVFNITEGQEEKLSSITGITSFSKELEEQVSFTHKGKNHFAYIKGVDDSYTSTTAIDSALIFGNWYYSQQQGVAGIGLTNKLGLTINQHRNPLVVIAPKPGKGSISQSKPYNELPLVISGVYSVEETLDKKYVFTNLALVQALLEKDSTQISGINFKLLPDADTPELRNQISSVFDEGIVLKNREEQNSTLYRMLNTENLATYLIFTLVLVIALFNVVGAIIMMILDKQQNSKTLYNLGSTIKDLRRIYFIQGVIVTAAGGIIGILLASLLIWSQLAFGWLKITPSLAYPVEYQLINVLIVLGTIIVLGIIASKIASSRITKKLIAA from the coding sequence TTGAATTTTCCCATTTACATAGCACAACGATATCTACGCTCTAAAAGCAGTCAAAATGCTGTGAACATCATTAATTTCATTACATTTCTAGTTATTGTTATTGGATCGGCTTCATTGTTTATTGTTCTTTCGGGATTCGCCGGTTTAAAAACGTTCAGTCTTTCCTATACCAACATTTTTGATCCAGACATAAAAGCCTCGCCGGTTACTGGTAAGGTTTTCAATATTACCGAAGGGCAAGAAGAAAAGCTTTCTTCAATTACGGGGATAACTTCTTTTTCAAAAGAATTGGAGGAGCAAGTATCATTTACACACAAAGGAAAAAACCATTTTGCCTATATAAAAGGCGTGGATGATTCTTATACCAGCACAACGGCTATAGATAGTGCTCTTATTTTTGGAAACTGGTATTATTCACAGCAGCAAGGTGTTGCAGGCATTGGACTTACCAACAAACTAGGGTTGACCATTAACCAACATAGGAACCCTTTGGTTGTGATTGCACCCAAACCGGGGAAAGGTTCAATTTCGCAATCAAAGCCATATAATGAGTTGCCACTCGTAATAAGCGGAGTTTATTCTGTGGAGGAGACTTTGGATAAAAAATATGTGTTTACAAATTTGGCTCTTGTACAAGCCCTTTTAGAAAAGGATAGTACTCAGATATCAGGAATCAACTTCAAATTATTACCAGATGCCGACACGCCAGAACTTAGAAACCAGATTTCATCTGTTTTTGATGAAGGTATCGTACTCAAAAATAGAGAAGAGCAGAACAGTACTTTATACCGTATGCTCAACACTGAAAATTTGGCCACATACCTTATTTTTACACTGGTTCTTGTTATAGCTCTCTTTAATGTTGTTGGCGCCATTATCATGATGATATTGGACAAACAACAAAATTCCAAAACCCTTTATAATCTAGGTTCTACAATAAAAGATCTTAGAAGAATATACTTTATTCAAGGAGTTATTGTAACCGCGGCTGGTGGTATCATAGGCATTCTATTGGCCTCGTTATTAATTTGGTCACAATTGGCCTTTGGGTGGTTGAAAATAACCCCCTCTTTAGCCTATCCGGTCGAATATCAGTTAATCAATGTGTTGATTGTTTTGGGGACCATTATTGTTTTGGGGATCATAGCTTCAAAAATAGCAAGTAGCAGAATTACCAAAAAATTGATTGCGGCCTAG
- a CDS encoding radical SAM protein codes for MPTRDYTYYDFTLSLCPDCLRRVDAKIIFENEKVYMLKNCKEHGNSKVLIADDIEYYKNIRNYNKVSEYPKTFNTKTHYGCPYDCGLCPDHEQHSCLTVVEVTDRCNLTCPTCYASSSPTYGRHRSLDEIKKMLDTIVKNEGEPDVVQISGGEPTIHPNFFEILDYAKSLPIRHLMLNTNGIKIAKEFAFAKKLAAYAPDFEIYLQFDSLDDTVLQVLRGADLADTRLKALEHLNQLNLSTTLVVTLQKGLNDHEMGKTIDFALKQKCIRGVTFQPTQIAGRLDNFEVDENRITLTEVRRKILEQSPVFESDDLIPVPCNPDALVMAYALKMGNEVSPLTRYINPDDLLNEGKNTIIYEQDAELQGKMIELFSTGNSVEKASENLKSIMCCLPEIDAPELGYDNLFRIIIMQFIDAHNFDVRAIKKSCVHIVNKDYKIIPFETMNLFYRDEKVEKLTHLRNEI; via the coding sequence ATGCCTACAAGAGACTACACGTACTATGATTTTACTTTAAGCCTTTGTCCTGACTGTCTCAGGCGTGTGGATGCTAAAATTATATTTGAGAATGAGAAAGTATATATGCTCAAGAATTGCAAAGAACACGGCAATTCAAAAGTCTTGATTGCGGATGATATTGAATACTATAAGAATATTCGCAACTATAACAAGGTCTCTGAATATCCTAAAACCTTTAATACAAAAACCCACTACGGTTGTCCTTATGATTGCGGGCTTTGCCCAGACCATGAACAACATTCGTGCTTAACGGTAGTTGAAGTAACTGACCGCTGCAACCTTACTTGTCCCACATGTTATGCCTCGTCCTCACCTACTTATGGAAGACATAGAAGCTTGGACGAGATAAAAAAAATGTTGGACACCATTGTCAAAAACGAGGGTGAGCCCGATGTCGTTCAAATAAGCGGAGGTGAGCCAACAATACATCCCAATTTCTTCGAAATCTTGGATTATGCAAAATCGTTGCCCATTCGACATTTAATGCTGAATACCAATGGTATTAAAATTGCCAAAGAATTTGCCTTTGCAAAAAAACTGGCTGCCTACGCCCCGGATTTCGAAATCTATCTTCAGTTTGATTCTTTGGATGATACCGTGCTACAAGTTTTGAGAGGCGCCGATTTGGCCGATACTAGATTGAAGGCCTTGGAGCACCTCAACCAACTAAACCTTTCAACCACATTGGTCGTTACCCTTCAAAAAGGACTGAATGATCACGAAATGGGTAAAACCATTGACTTCGCTTTAAAACAAAAATGTATTCGTGGAGTGACCTTTCAACCTACACAAATTGCGGGAAGGTTAGACAATTTTGAGGTAGATGAAAACCGAATTACTTTGACTGAGGTCCGAAGGAAAATTTTGGAACAATCTCCTGTTTTTGAATCAGATGACCTAATACCTGTACCTTGTAATCCCGATGCATTGGTAATGGCCTATGCCCTGAAAATGGGCAATGAGGTTAGCCCTTTAACTCGATATATAAATCCTGATGATTTATTGAATGAAGGTAAAAACACGATTATTTATGAACAAGATGCCGAATTACAGGGTAAAATGATCGAGCTTTTCAGTACAGGGAATTCTGTTGAAAAGGCTTCGGAAAATTTAAAATCGATTATGTGCTGTCTTCCGGAGATAGATGCCCCTGAATTGGGTTACGACAATTTATTCAGAATAATTATCATGCAATTCATAGATGCCCATAATTTTGATGTTCGAGCAATAAAAAAATCATGTGTGCACATTGTGAACAAAGATTATAAAATAATTCCTTTTGAAACTATGAATCTTTTTTACAGAGATGAAAAGGTTGAAAAACTAACTCATCTTCGAAATGAAATTTAA
- the dusB gene encoding tRNA dihydrouridine synthase DusB, producing MPKIGDIKLPEFPLLLAPMEDVSDPPFRALCKEQGADVVYTEFISSEGLIRDAAKSVMKLDIYEKERPVGIQIFGANLDSMLRSVEIVEASNPDIIDINFGCPVKKVVSKGAGAGILKDIDLMVSLTKAMVEHTKLPVTVKTRLGWDQESIKIVEVAERLQDVGCKAISIHGRTRVQMYKGEANWVPIAEVKNNQRMHIPVFGNGDVDSPEAAMRMRDEFGLDGAMIGRASIGYPWFFNEVKHYFKTGRHLAPPTMQERVEAARRHLQMAIDWKGEKLGVFETRRHYTNYFKGIPNFKEYRMKMVTSDESTDVFAAFDEVLEKFGNHVFDDF from the coding sequence ATGCCAAAAATCGGAGACATAAAATTACCAGAATTCCCGCTTTTGCTAGCGCCTATGGAGGATGTGAGCGATCCCCCTTTTCGTGCATTGTGCAAAGAACAAGGTGCTGATGTGGTGTATACTGAGTTTATTTCCTCGGAAGGGCTTATTCGTGATGCAGCGAAAAGTGTCATGAAACTCGATATCTATGAGAAAGAGCGTCCTGTAGGCATTCAGATTTTTGGGGCCAATTTGGATTCTATGTTACGATCGGTTGAGATAGTTGAAGCTTCTAATCCAGATATTATCGATATTAATTTTGGTTGCCCAGTAAAGAAAGTGGTTAGCAAAGGTGCCGGTGCGGGAATATTAAAGGATATTGACCTTATGGTTTCGTTGACAAAGGCTATGGTTGAGCATACTAAGCTTCCTGTAACGGTAAAGACAAGGTTGGGATGGGACCAAGAATCCATTAAAATAGTTGAAGTAGCGGAAAGATTGCAAGATGTAGGATGTAAAGCTATTTCAATTCACGGGAGAACCAGAGTTCAAATGTATAAGGGAGAGGCAAATTGGGTGCCTATTGCCGAGGTAAAAAACAATCAACGAATGCATATTCCTGTCTTTGGAAATGGCGATGTAGATTCTCCAGAGGCCGCTATGAGAATGAGAGATGAGTTTGGATTGGATGGCGCTATGATAGGTCGTGCAAGCATAGGTTATCCCTGGTTTTTTAATGAGGTGAAGCATTATTTTAAGACAGGAAGACATTTAGCGCCACCAACAATGCAAGAGCGGGTGGAAGCCGCAAGAAGGCATTTACAAATGGCCATAGATTGGAAAGGTGAAAAATTGGGTGTTTTTGAGACTCGTCGTCATTATACCAATTATTTTAAGGGAATACCGAATTTTAAGGAATACCGAATGAAAATGGTTACCAGTGATGAATCAACCGATGTTTTTGCCGCATTTGATGAGGTCTTGGAAAAATTTGGCAACCATGTTTTTGATGATTTCTAG
- a CDS encoding outer membrane beta-barrel family protein yields MIKQIIYLLFFTFLTSSLFSQEYEIQGKVVSTNSEPIWLSNVLLLSVIDSIIIDGTSSDENGAFKINNIPPGDYFIKASYLENESDYLKLKINSDTIIGPLIISNYAQTLQEVVVTTQKPRVERKVDRLVFNIENTALSDGDIWEALKRAPGIVVINNELSVKGSKDIGIMINGRKVNLPRADIINLLSGTTASNVESIEVITNPPVKYSAEDGMLINIKMKKNLISGYNGAIFNRYRQGIYPKHTFGMDHYFKGKKAGFSANYSFTNEKWFTQYTDITNFVDDGIISSSWTANEDYVRRRKRHNFNTFFDYVFDDRNSLSLSTLNQWNPSIGRVYDTKTQINDEEGTPLSSFNTINDSDSEQLNVSFYLDFVHKLPKKGAEVSINSHYTYYDFERGQELQTDFLDIGGNLTGENDFSTSSTQRIKLFSFQADFISPLGKNSKFETGMRYAGIHSESIIDQEGFDRDQPGINPTEMGLFHYDESIVAGYLGIDNKWGKLKAKGGLRAEYTRTIGELNITNSIDKDNYFKLFPSFSIQYTPNRKHDFNLNYYRRISRPRYDNVNPFQVFQSYNSVVEGNPELLPSSRHYLVSGYTLNRNYTFEVFYRNRTNQNQRLVFQDNQNQLLRFISSNIDKDFAYGFNLSVSKNITNNWYFYFMASTSYIESKFTDLDSDEQVENGLWNTYIRSNSSLSFLEDNSLKADVSFLYSSPVIQGNSRQEEYSRMGIALRKTIFNKAGSISLGVDDIFNKAKLFNTRNYLNQNNTSFYRPESRMLVLGLRYKFGNTKIRTNKKSRKVEERNRI; encoded by the coding sequence GTGATTAAACAGATAATCTATTTATTGTTTTTTACTTTTCTTACCTCCTCTTTGTTTTCTCAAGAATATGAAATTCAAGGTAAAGTTGTAAGCACTAATAGCGAGCCTATTTGGTTGTCTAACGTGTTGCTGCTAAGTGTTATTGATTCTATCATTATTGACGGAACTTCTTCCGATGAGAATGGGGCTTTCAAGATAAACAATATTCCTCCTGGAGATTATTTTATCAAGGCAAGTTATTTAGAAAATGAATCGGATTATTTAAAGTTAAAAATCAACAGCGACACTATTATTGGCCCTCTGATCATATCAAATTATGCACAGACTTTACAAGAAGTTGTTGTAACTACACAAAAACCACGCGTTGAGCGAAAGGTTGATAGATTGGTTTTTAATATTGAAAATACTGCGCTTTCAGATGGTGACATATGGGAAGCTTTAAAGAGAGCCCCGGGTATTGTGGTTATTAACAACGAACTTTCCGTGAAAGGCAGTAAAGATATTGGCATTATGATCAACGGGAGAAAAGTGAATCTTCCTAGGGCCGATATCATCAACCTACTCTCAGGAACAACGGCAAGTAATGTTGAGTCGATTGAGGTGATAACAAACCCTCCCGTTAAATATAGTGCGGAGGACGGAATGTTGATAAACATAAAAATGAAGAAAAACCTCATTTCAGGATATAATGGGGCCATTTTTAACAGATATAGACAAGGAATCTATCCGAAACACACTTTTGGAATGGATCACTATTTTAAAGGAAAAAAAGCAGGTTTTTCTGCAAATTATAGCTTTACTAATGAAAAGTGGTTTACCCAATACACAGATATTACGAATTTTGTTGATGATGGAATCATTTCCTCAAGCTGGACGGCGAATGAAGATTATGTTCGAAGACGTAAGCGGCATAATTTCAATACTTTTTTTGACTATGTTTTTGATGATAGAAATTCATTATCCCTATCAACCTTAAATCAGTGGAATCCAAGCATTGGAAGAGTATATGACACCAAGACCCAAATCAATGATGAAGAAGGCACTCCGCTATCTAGCTTTAACACAATTAATGATTCTGATTCTGAACAGTTGAACGTATCTTTCTATTTAGACTTTGTTCATAAATTACCTAAAAAAGGTGCTGAAGTCTCCATAAATTCACATTACACTTATTATGATTTTGAGCGTGGTCAGGAATTACAAACTGATTTTCTTGATATAGGGGGCAATCTCACTGGCGAAAATGACTTCTCTACTTCGTCCACACAGCGTATCAAACTTTTTAGCTTTCAGGCAGATTTCATCTCTCCCTTGGGAAAAAATTCTAAGTTTGAAACAGGCATGCGGTATGCCGGAATTCATTCGGAAAGCATTATTGATCAAGAAGGGTTTGATCGGGACCAACCAGGAATAAATCCGACTGAAATGGGGTTGTTCCATTATGATGAAAGTATCGTTGCTGGGTATTTGGGGATTGATAATAAATGGGGCAAGTTAAAAGCAAAAGGAGGACTTAGGGCCGAATATACAAGAACGATAGGTGAATTGAACATAACAAATAGTATAGATAAGGATAATTACTTTAAACTCTTCCCGTCTTTTTCTATCCAGTATACACCAAATAGAAAGCATGATTTTAATCTTAATTATTACCGAAGAATTTCCCGCCCTAGATATGATAATGTAAATCCCTTTCAGGTTTTTCAAAGCTACAATTCTGTGGTAGAGGGAAATCCAGAATTATTACCGTCCTCCAGACATTATTTGGTTTCAGGTTACACTTTGAATCGAAACTATACTTTTGAAGTTTTTTATAGAAATAGAACAAACCAGAACCAGAGACTTGTTTTTCAAGATAACCAAAACCAACTTTTGCGGTTTATAAGTTCAAATATTGATAAGGACTTTGCTTACGGTTTCAATCTGTCGGTAAGTAAGAACATAACCAATAATTGGTACTTTTATTTTATGGCATCAACCTCTTATATTGAGAGTAAATTTACCGATTTGGATTCTGATGAACAGGTTGAAAATGGATTATGGAACACTTATATTAGATCCAACAGCAGTCTTTCGTTCCTAGAAGATAATAGCTTAAAGGCAGATGTGAGTTTTCTCTATTCCTCACCTGTAATACAAGGAAATTCTAGACAAGAAGAGTACAGCAGAATGGGGATAGCGCTAAGGAAGACCATATTTAACAAAGCAGGAAGTATATCATTGGGGGTTGATGATATTTTCAATAAAGCAAAGCTTTTTAACACGAGAAATTATCTTAACCAAAATAATACGTCATTTTACCGACCTGAAAGCCGAATGTTGGTATTAGGATTAAGATACAAGTTTGGGAATACAAAGATTCGGACAAACAAAAAATCAAGAAAAGTTGAGGAGCGAAATAGAATTTAA